One part of the Algibacter sp. L1A34 genome encodes these proteins:
- a CDS encoding glycosyltransferase family 2 protein has translation MKLSIVILNYNVRYFLELALRSAQAAISDIDAEIIVVDNNSSDDSCQMVKRLFPEVKLIENKENFGFSKGNNIGIATAKGDYICILNPDTVVAEDTFTKLLDFSDKKKKLGIVGCRLMNGSGLFLPESKRNIPTVKVALKKILGNPDKYYANHLHEESQDEVGILVGAFMLIKKNVFDAVGGFDEDYFMYGEDIDLSYKILNSGYKNYYYGGTSIIHFKGESTLKDRNYALRFYGAMQIFYEKHFKQNLIFDLVVWLGIKLAFVFRRIRKNEIKIISEYIFISNEVNSKLEAKLSEKLNLKTQLTSVKTNAEVIFDANVLSYKDIIEHIKNTDKELTYKILPNQSNFIIGSNDGLSQGKVIVFQ, from the coding sequence TTGAAACTCTCAATTGTCATTTTAAATTATAACGTGCGCTACTTTTTAGAATTAGCTTTAAGGAGTGCTCAAGCAGCAATTTCTGACATAGACGCGGAAATTATTGTGGTCGATAATAACTCTAGTGATGATAGTTGCCAAATGGTGAAAAGGTTGTTTCCAGAGGTGAAGCTTATTGAGAATAAAGAGAATTTTGGTTTTTCAAAGGGAAACAATATAGGAATAGCTACTGCTAAAGGAGATTATATTTGTATTTTAAATCCAGACACCGTAGTTGCGGAAGATACTTTTACGAAGCTTTTAGATTTTTCGGATAAAAAGAAAAAATTAGGCATTGTTGGTTGTAGGTTAATGAATGGTAGTGGTTTGTTTTTACCAGAAAGCAAACGAAATATTCCAACGGTAAAAGTGGCGTTAAAAAAAATACTCGGTAATCCAGATAAATACTATGCTAATCATTTGCATGAAGAAAGTCAGGATGAAGTTGGTATTTTGGTAGGTGCTTTTATGCTAATTAAAAAAAATGTTTTTGATGCTGTAGGAGGGTTTGATGAAGATTATTTTATGTATGGAGAAGATATAGACTTATCATATAAAATCTTAAATTCTGGATATAAAAATTACTATTACGGAGGAACTTCAATTATTCATTTTAAAGGGGAAAGCACACTGAAAGATCGTAATTATGCGCTTCGTTTTTATGGAGCGATGCAAATTTTTTATGAGAAACATTTTAAACAAAATTTAATTTTCGATTTGGTTGTTTGGTTAGGGATTAAGTTGGCTTTTGTTTTTAGACGAATTCGTAAAAATGAAATTAAAATTATTTCGGAATATATTTTTATTTCGAATGAAGTTAATAGTAAGTTAGAAGCAAAACTTTCTGAAAAGCTAAATTTGAAAACACAGCTAACTTCGGTTAAAACAAATGCTGAAGTTATTTTTGATGCCAATGTTTTAAGTTACAAAGATATTATTGAGCATATAAAAAATACGGATA
- the recR gene encoding recombination mediator RecR, whose protein sequence is MEFSSKLLERAVNEMSQLPGIGKRTALRLVLHMLRQPKEQTIGLAEALKTMRTEVKFCKSCNNISDVALCEICSNPGRNQSLICVVEDVRDVMAIENTSSYKGLYHVLGGKISPMDGIGPHDLNIESLVNKVKEGKAKELIFALSSTMEGDTTNFYIYKQIQDYDVFTSTIARGISVGDELEYADEITLGRSIVNRIPFESSLKL, encoded by the coding sequence ATGGAATTTTCTTCGAAATTATTAGAACGTGCTGTAAATGAGATGTCTCAATTGCCGGGTATAGGTAAGCGTACCGCTTTGCGTCTAGTTTTACATATGTTAAGGCAACCAAAAGAGCAAACGATTGGTTTGGCAGAAGCTTTAAAAACCATGAGAACTGAGGTGAAGTTTTGTAAATCTTGCAATAATATTAGCGACGTAGCGTTGTGTGAGATATGTTCTAATCCAGGACGGAATCAATCATTAATTTGTGTTGTTGAAGATGTTAGGGATGTTATGGCAATTGAAAACACAAGTTCGTATAAAGGTTTGTACCATGTGTTGGGTGGGAAAATTTCTCCAATGGATGGTATTGGTCCTCACGATTTAAATATAGAATCCTTGGTTAATAAGGTAAAAGAAGGTAAAGCAAAAGAATTGATTTTTGCATTAAGCTCAACAATGGAAGGCGACACCACAAATTTTTATATATATAAACAAATTCAAGATTACGATGTGTTTACATCAACAATTGCACGAGGGATTTCCGTTGGCGACGAACTAGAATATGCCGATGAAATAACACTTGGGCGAAGTATTGTTAATAGAATTCCTTTTGAATCCTCTCTAAAATTGTAA